Proteins encoded together in one Hymenobacter monticola window:
- a CDS encoding S8 family serine peptidase, with the protein MSFPIHSSFSRLALLGLLSLAALSTHAQTTPAASPTPEQIRRWQHLDLQADGVPGISADKAYRELLGSRVPTPVVVAVIDSGIDSTHQDLKPVLWRNFREVAGNGLDDDKNGYTDDVRGWSFLGGPDGRNITVETLEQTRIYGQYRGQFEGKTRQVVRKADRAKFDLYEQAKASYEKARKAEETRLARLTDALTSNTATFERLKQALGTTRLDSGLVHQAATRQPAVAEAGPVYAFMHRAGMASDEDALKALNAAIKGSRNSLEMGLNPDYNPRAIVGDNPKDLRESRYGNPDIQGPDARHGTHCAGIIGGLRGNGLGGDGVAGDMVRIMGVRSTPSGDERDKDVANAIRYAVDNGAQIISMSFGKDFSPDKAVVDDAMKYAAQKNVLLVHAAGNSGLNTDKDNNYPSARYLNGKFIPNQITVGASSRLNTSALAAGFSNYGKQTVDVFAPGVDIYSSTPGNTYATLSGTSMAAPVVAGVAAVLKSYFPQLSALQLKQIIEQSATPYHTQVLKPGAKDMVDFATLSKSGGIVNLYEAVKLADKMTMVK; encoded by the coding sequence ATGTCTTTTCCCATCCATTCGTCCTTTAGCCGCCTGGCGTTGCTGGGCCTGCTTTCGTTGGCTGCTCTCAGCACTCATGCCCAAACCACCCCGGCGGCCAGCCCCACGCCCGAGCAAATTCGCCGCTGGCAGCACCTCGACCTGCAGGCCGACGGCGTGCCCGGCATCAGCGCCGACAAGGCCTACCGAGAGCTGCTGGGCAGCCGCGTGCCCACGCCGGTGGTGGTGGCCGTCATCGACTCGGGCATCGACTCGACGCACCAGGATTTGAAACCGGTGTTGTGGCGCAACTTCCGGGAGGTGGCCGGCAACGGCCTCGACGACGACAAGAACGGCTACACCGACGACGTGCGCGGCTGGAGCTTCCTGGGCGGCCCCGACGGGCGCAACATCACGGTCGAAACCCTGGAGCAAACCCGAATTTACGGCCAGTACCGCGGGCAGTTTGAGGGCAAGACGCGCCAGGTCGTGCGCAAGGCCGACCGCGCCAAGTTCGACCTGTACGAGCAGGCCAAGGCCTCGTACGAGAAAGCCCGCAAGGCCGAGGAAACCCGCCTGGCCCGCCTCACCGACGCGCTGACCTCGAACACAGCCACCTTTGAGCGGCTAAAGCAGGCCCTGGGCACGACGCGCCTCGATTCGGGCCTGGTGCACCAGGCCGCCACCCGGCAGCCCGCCGTGGCCGAGGCCGGGCCGGTGTACGCCTTCATGCACCGGGCCGGCATGGCCAGCGATGAAGATGCCCTGAAAGCGTTGAATGCCGCCATCAAAGGCTCGCGCAACAGCCTGGAAATGGGCCTCAACCCCGACTACAACCCGCGCGCCATTGTGGGCGACAACCCCAAGGACCTGCGTGAAAGCCGCTACGGCAACCCCGACATTCAGGGGCCCGACGCCCGGCACGGCACGCACTGCGCGGGCATCATTGGGGGGCTGCGCGGCAACGGGCTGGGGGGCGACGGCGTGGCTGGCGACATGGTGCGCATCATGGGCGTGCGCTCCACGCCCAGCGGCGACGAGCGCGACAAGGACGTGGCCAACGCCATTCGCTACGCCGTCGACAACGGCGCCCAGATTATCAGCATGAGCTTCGGCAAAGATTTTTCGCCGGACAAGGCCGTGGTGGACGACGCCATGAAGTATGCCGCCCAGAAAAACGTGCTGCTGGTGCACGCCGCCGGCAACAGCGGCCTCAACACCGACAAGGACAACAACTACCCCTCGGCCCGCTACCTCAACGGCAAGTTCATTCCCAACCAGATTACGGTGGGCGCCAGCAGCCGCCTGAATACGTCGGCCCTGGCCGCGGGCTTCTCCAACTACGGCAAGCAGACGGTGGACGTCTTCGCGCCCGGCGTCGACATCTATTCTTCGACCCCGGGCAATACCTACGCCACCCTCAGCGGCACCAGCATGGCCGCGCCCGTGGTGGCCGGCGTGGCGGCGGTGCTCAAGTCGTATTTCCCGCAGCTCTCAGCTCTGCAGCTCAAGCAAATCATCGAGCAGTCGGCCACGCCCTACCACACCCAGGTGCTCAAGCCCGGAGCTAAGGACATGGTCGATTTCGCCACGCTTTCCAAGTCGGGCGGCATTGTGAACCTTTACGAAGCCGTGAAGCTGGCCGATAAGATGACGATGGTGAAGTAA
- a CDS encoding carboxypeptidase-like regulatory domain-containing protein: MPSQARAQTITGAVTSGATQQAVPFVNIGLPRRGLGTVSDEQGRYQMAYNPAYATDTVRISSLGFRTQLLPFAALLAAPAVRLVPEQVALSEVSVTAAGAYRRQHTLGLDKPNSHLKLYMMSNELGTEIGTLVHLARRPTLVQSLHVAVVKNEAGPLTFRLNLYRLDAKGAPTAEKLLAHDVFVTAPSAAGVLSVDLGPNRVVLDEDFLLALEWVKAPEGAPAADYTKRISFGGALKAGGMQLYMRPTSQAAWIKPKFTSNVPMLGLRPALALYATVKD; encoded by the coding sequence TTGCCAAGTCAGGCACGAGCCCAAACCATTACCGGCGCAGTAACCAGCGGGGCCACCCAGCAGGCCGTGCCATTTGTGAACATCGGCCTGCCCCGCCGCGGCCTGGGCACCGTGAGCGACGAGCAGGGCCGCTACCAGATGGCTTACAATCCGGCGTATGCAACTGATACCGTACGCATTTCCAGCCTGGGCTTTCGGACTCAGCTTCTGCCCTTTGCGGCCTTGCTGGCCGCTCCGGCCGTGCGCCTGGTGCCGGAGCAGGTGGCCCTCAGCGAAGTGAGCGTGACGGCGGCCGGCGCTTACCGGCGCCAGCACACGCTGGGGCTGGACAAGCCGAACTCCCATCTCAAGCTGTACATGATGTCCAACGAGTTGGGCACCGAAATCGGCACCCTTGTGCACCTGGCCCGCCGCCCCACGCTGGTGCAAAGCCTGCACGTGGCGGTGGTGAAAAACGAAGCCGGCCCGCTCACCTTCCGCCTCAACCTCTACCGCCTTGACGCTAAAGGCGCCCCCACCGCCGAAAAGCTGCTGGCGCACGACGTATTCGTGACGGCCCCGTCCGCGGCCGGCGTGCTGAGTGTGGACCTGGGCCCCAACCGGGTGGTGCTCGACGAAGACTTCCTGCTGGCCCTGGAGTGGGTAAAAGCCCCCGAAGGCGCCCCGGCGGCCGACTACACCAAGCGCATCAGCTTCGGCGGCGCCCTAAAGGCGGGCGGCATGCAGCTCTACATGCGCCCCACCAGCCAGGCCGCCTGGATAAAGCCGAAATTCACCAGCAACGTGCCCATGCTGGGCCTGCGGCCGGCCCTGGCCCTCTACGCCACCGTGAAGGACTAG
- a CDS encoding DUF5723 family protein — translation MKAPFYYALLALGLALPGSAWAQNELSNFSAAGRGGVINTFAQGYQAIGVNPANLGRAGAPLVSFTIGEFGAGGASRSLTQNIFKNIITADSQPLTAAQRTELVGALSGPDVLNLNVDATTVGFAVALPNGLGGIAFSNRLRNSLHLGLNPNAADILVNGQNAAIVRQYYPTANTSGSPTPTNPNAPLVSTVLDGTSIQLASTSEYNVSYGLEVLSKDGLHASIGVGYRYIQGLGIVDVRAESGSLYAFTALSPVFDIDYGTLSSNPNFNSVRESGVFNSVGNGHGFDFGLAVEVGKGLRLGASVTDIGNMTWTGNVVTATDQRLQQLQSQGATTYDIFSSLADQFDTDKQTLFTYEAAKERKAALPGKFRFGAGMRVSSLVEVGVDVTTPLNKVAGNLTSSFVGLGVDFKPVNWIRLSSGVSGGAGYGASLPLGLTFVTPVWEAGFSSRDVTGYFSDKSPYYSIAAGFLRFKIGGNKEEQ, via the coding sequence ATGAAAGCACCCTTTTACTATGCGCTGCTGGCCCTCGGGCTGGCGCTTCCGGGCTCGGCATGGGCCCAAAACGAGTTGAGCAACTTCTCGGCCGCCGGCCGGGGCGGCGTCATCAACACCTTCGCCCAGGGCTATCAGGCCATCGGCGTAAACCCCGCCAACCTGGGGCGGGCCGGGGCGCCGCTGGTGTCGTTCACCATCGGGGAGTTCGGCGCGGGCGGCGCTTCACGTTCCCTGACCCAGAACATCTTTAAGAATATCATCACCGCCGACAGCCAGCCCCTGACCGCTGCCCAGCGCACCGAGCTGGTGGGCGCCCTGTCGGGCCCCGATGTGCTCAACCTCAACGTGGACGCTACCACCGTGGGCTTTGCCGTGGCGCTGCCCAACGGGCTGGGCGGCATTGCGTTCAGCAACCGGCTGCGCAACAGCCTGCACCTGGGCCTGAACCCGAACGCCGCCGACATTCTGGTGAACGGCCAGAACGCGGCCATCGTGCGGCAGTACTACCCCACGGCCAACACCAGCGGCTCGCCCACGCCCACCAACCCCAACGCCCCGCTGGTGTCGACGGTGCTCGATGGCACGTCCATTCAACTGGCTTCCACCAGCGAATACAACGTGTCTTACGGGCTGGAAGTGCTGAGCAAAGACGGCCTGCACGCCTCGATAGGGGTGGGCTACCGCTACATTCAGGGCCTGGGCATTGTGGACGTGCGGGCCGAAAGCGGCAGCCTCTACGCTTTCACGGCCCTCTCGCCCGTGTTCGACATCGACTACGGCACGCTGTCGTCCAACCCCAACTTCAACAGCGTGCGCGAGTCGGGCGTGTTCAACTCGGTGGGCAATGGCCACGGGTTCGATTTCGGCCTGGCCGTGGAAGTGGGCAAGGGCCTGCGGCTGGGCGCTTCGGTCACCGACATTGGCAACATGACCTGGACCGGCAACGTGGTGACGGCCACCGACCAGCGCCTGCAGCAGCTGCAGTCGCAAGGCGCCACCACCTACGACATTTTCAGCAGCCTGGCCGACCAGTTCGACACCGACAAGCAAACCCTGTTCACATACGAAGCCGCTAAGGAGCGCAAAGCCGCCCTGCCGGGGAAGTTCCGTTTCGGGGCCGGCATGCGCGTGAGCAGCCTCGTGGAAGTGGGCGTTGACGTGACCACGCCCCTCAACAAAGTGGCCGGCAACCTCACCTCGTCTTTCGTGGGCCTGGGTGTCGACTTCAAGCCCGTGAACTGGATACGTCTGAGCAGCGGCGTGAGCGGCGGTGCCGGCTACGGCGCCAGCCTGCCCCTGGGCCTCACCTTCGTGACCCCGGTGTGGGAAGCTGGCTTCAGTTCCCGCGACGTGACGGGGTATTTCAGCGATAAGTCGCCTTATTACTCGATTGCCGCGGGTTTCCTGCGGTTCAAAATCGGTGGCAATAAGGAGGAGCAGTAA
- the meaB gene encoding methylmalonyl Co-A mutase-associated GTPase MeaB yields the protein MPPSRLSAAEYAAGIRAGSRTVLGRAITLVESTLPSDQALAQQVLQAVLPHTGRSLRVGITGVPGVGKSTFIEALGRFLVETQGKRLAVLAVDPSSQRGGGSILGDKTRMPWLAAHEAAFIRPSPAGSSLGGVARATREAVLLCEAAGHDVIFVETVGVGQSETTVHGMVDFFLLLLLAGAGDELQGMKRGIMEMADALCITKADQGNEQAARRAKVDYQSALHLFPAAPSGQVPPVLLTSSVSGTGLAEVWQAIETYAQATQQNGYFQQRRQQQQLQWLHQSIAQELEMRFYADAAVRQRLPSLQQAVAAGRVTPFAAATELLDLNVRQ from the coding sequence TTGCCTCCCTCCCGCCTTTCCGCCGCCGAGTACGCCGCCGGCATCCGGGCCGGCTCGCGCACGGTGCTGGGCCGCGCCATCACGCTGGTCGAAAGCACCTTGCCCTCCGACCAGGCCCTGGCCCAGCAGGTGCTGCAGGCCGTGCTGCCTCACACCGGCCGCAGCCTGCGCGTGGGCATCACGGGCGTGCCCGGCGTGGGCAAAAGCACCTTCATCGAAGCCCTGGGCCGCTTCCTGGTCGAAACCCAGGGCAAGCGGCTGGCCGTGCTGGCCGTGGACCCCAGCAGCCAGCGCGGCGGCGGCAGCATCCTGGGCGACAAAACCCGCATGCCCTGGCTGGCGGCCCACGAGGCCGCCTTCATCCGCCCCTCCCCCGCCGGCAGCAGCCTGGGCGGTGTGGCCCGCGCCACCCGCGAGGCCGTGCTGCTGTGCGAAGCCGCTGGCCACGACGTCATTTTCGTGGAAACCGTAGGCGTGGGCCAGTCCGAGACCACCGTGCACGGCATGGTCGACTTCTTCCTATTGCTGCTGCTGGCCGGCGCCGGCGACGAGCTGCAGGGCATGAAGCGCGGCATCATGGAAATGGCCGACGCCCTGTGCATCACCAAAGCCGACCAGGGCAACGAGCAGGCCGCCCGCCGCGCCAAAGTCGATTACCAAAGCGCGCTGCACCTGTTTCCGGCGGCGCCCTCGGGGCAGGTGCCGCCGGTGCTGCTTACCTCCTCCGTGAGCGGCACGGGCCTGGCCGAGGTGTGGCAGGCCATCGAGACCTACGCCCAGGCCACGCAACAGAACGGCTATTTCCAGCAGCGCCGGCAGCAGCAACAGCTGCAATGGCTGCACCAAAGCATTGCCCAGGAGCTGGAAATGCGCTTCTACGCCGATGCCGCCGTGCGCCAACGCCTGCCCTCCCTTCAACAAGCCGTGGCCGCCGGAAGGGTTACGCCCTTCGCAGCGGCCACGGAGTTGTTGGATTTAAATGTGAGACAGTGA